One Brassica oleracea var. oleracea cultivar TO1000 chromosome C7, BOL, whole genome shotgun sequence genomic window carries:
- the LOC106304864 gene encoding uncharacterized protein LOC106304864 isoform X2, producing MVIMAPLARRYPRALGSLSRTQFARDYSTFAAAACGIDSIMRVTRGKDDLTNHLVSGSGAGLAYSFVSQGFKVRPAHALLTAAGSAVVMSGTVYKGYEIIRSRNAQDSFYTEARAMLSKLSLEDYEKNFKKGHLTDYTLPLLTDSDLKEVTIPPGARLLILDHIKRYHKMVNRK from the exons ATGGTTATCATGGCCCCACTGGCGAGGCGTTACCCTCGAGCCCTAGGATCACTGAGTCGAACTCAG TTCGCTCGGGACTATTCAACATTTGCCGCTGCAGCATGTGGAATCGATTCGATAATGAGAGTAACCAGAGGCAAAGATGATCTTACGAATCA CTTGGTCTCAGGATCAGGTGCTGGGTTGGCATACTCTTTTGTGAGCCAAGGCTTTAAAGTACGACCTGCACACGCACTCCTCACCGCTGCGGGCTCCGCTGTTGTTATGTCAGGAACAGTGTATAAG GGTTATGAAATAATCAGATCGCGCAATGCCCAAGACTCCTTTTACACAGAGGCAAGAGCTATGCTATCGAAGTTAAGCCTTGAGGATTACGAGAAGAATTTCAAGAAGGGACATCTCACCGATTACACCTTACCATTGCTCACTGACAG TGACCTAAAAGAAGTGACCATTCCACCAGGGGCAAGGCTTTTGATACTAGATCATATCAAGAG GTACCATAAGATGGTAAACCGCAAGTGA
- the LOC106304864 gene encoding uncharacterized protein LOC106304864 isoform X1, which produces MVIMAPLARRYPRALGSLSRTQVLFIFIKPYNPISRSNVLYNQREMGFVNQFARDYSTFAAAACGIDSIMRVTRGKDDLTNHLVSGSGAGLAYSFVSQGFKVRPAHALLTAAGSAVVMSGTVYKGYEIIRSRNAQDSFYTEARAMLSKLSLEDYEKNFKKGHLTDYTLPLLTDSDLKEVTIPPGARLLILDHIKRYHKMVNRK; this is translated from the exons ATGGTTATCATGGCCCCACTGGCGAGGCGTTACCCTCGAGCCCTAGGATCACTGAGTCGAACTCAGGTTTTGTTCATCTTCATAAAACCCTACAACCCCATTTCCCGAAGTAATGTGCTTTATAATCAAAGAGAAATGGGTTTCGTGAATCAGTTCGCTCGGGACTATTCAACATTTGCCGCTGCAGCATGTGGAATCGATTCGATAATGAGAGTAACCAGAGGCAAAGATGATCTTACGAATCA CTTGGTCTCAGGATCAGGTGCTGGGTTGGCATACTCTTTTGTGAGCCAAGGCTTTAAAGTACGACCTGCACACGCACTCCTCACCGCTGCGGGCTCCGCTGTTGTTATGTCAGGAACAGTGTATAAG GGTTATGAAATAATCAGATCGCGCAATGCCCAAGACTCCTTTTACACAGAGGCAAGAGCTATGCTATCGAAGTTAAGCCTTGAGGATTACGAGAAGAATTTCAAGAAGGGACATCTCACCGATTACACCTTACCATTGCTCACTGACAG TGACCTAAAAGAAGTGACCATTCCACCAGGGGCAAGGCTTTTGATACTAGATCATATCAAGAG GTACCATAAGATGGTAAACCGCAAGTGA
- the LOC106301423 gene encoding D-aminoacyl-tRNA deacylase isoform X2 yields the protein MVLKISSQNIIGFSFQTNATCIKSLLSATCRVTLAKRETVTLIVTTTSDPASINPAAALLAMPGWTAGPILPPDMKSFVNKQTRVIQHDGSIVKENDLDSRWDEAASIAVDEVIFLSRHTAVSNRPALTVHPIGVLHLKEGESPPQGGKPGWAALTSPRIGPWLRLLKKMAEAHSLVPEFEITLEGTHHGPITSKPTMFLENGSTEEYWKRQDAAQVMALLMWEGLGLGGGEAVGDWNSETGKRKVLLGIGGGHYAPRHMDVVLKDDVWVGHLLSGYSLPMEEPKPGEKHIGGTWRQSIQAAFEATIASFPGGEIVAHLDHKSFKGWQKKAITEFLAEQNINVGKPNDFT from the exons ATGGTTTTGAAAATAAGCAGCCAAAACATTATAGGCTTCAGTTTCCAAACAAACGCAACTTGTATCAAATCGCTTCTAAGCGCCACTTGTCGCGTTACACTAGCAAAGAGAGAGACGGTGACACTGATCGTAACCACCACCTCCGACCCAGCGTCAATCAATCCTGCGGCGGCGCTTCTCGCCATGCCGGGATGGACCGCCGGACCCATCTTGCCGCCG GACATGAAGAGTTTCGTTAACAAGCAAACGAGAGTGATCCAACACGACGGATCGATAGTGAAGGAAAACGATCTGGATTCACGGTGGGACGAAGCGGCCAGCATAGCTGTTGACGAAGTCATCTTCCTCAGCCGTCACACCGCCGTCTCGAACCGTCCTGCCCTCACTGTTCACCCCATTG GAGTGCTTCACCTGAAGGAAGGAGAATCGCCGCCGCAAGGAGGGAAGCCAGGGTGGGCGGCGTTGACGAGCCCTAGAATTGGTCCATGGCTTCGACTTTTGAAGAAAATGGCTGAAGCTCATAGCTTAGTTCCTGAGTTTGAG ATAACATTGGAAGGTACTCATCATGGACCAATAACTAGTAAGCCGACCATGTTTTTGGAGAATG GTAGTACAGAGGAATACTGGAAGAGACAAGACGCGGCTCAAGTCATGGCTCTT TTAATGTGGGAAGGACTTGGGCTTGGAGGTGGTGAAGCTGTGGGGGACTGGAACAG TGAAACGGGGAAGAGGAAAGTGCTTCTAGGGATTGGAGGTGGACATTATGCTCCTCGCCACATGGATGTAGTTTT GAAAGATGATGTTTGGGTAGGCCATTTGCTTTCTGGATACTCATTGCCAATGGAGGAACCCAAACCTGGAGAGAAACACATTGGTGGGACTTGGAGACAATCAATCCAAGCAGCATTTGAAGCTACTATAGCATCATTCCCAGGAGGCGAGATCGTGGCTCATCTTGATCACAA GAGCTTCAAAGGATGGCAAAAGAAAGCCATTACAGAGTTCTTGGCAGAACAGAACATCAATGTTGGGAAGCCAAACGATTTCACTTGA
- the LOC106301423 gene encoding D-aminoacyl-tRNA deacylase isoform X1: MILKIRGQNIIRFSFKTNATRIKSLLNATCRVTVTKREMVTLIVATTSDPASINPAAALLAMPGWTAGPILPPDMKSFVNKQTRVIQHDGSIVKEDDLDSRWEEATGEAVDEVIFLSRHTAVSNRPALTVHPIGVLHLKEGESPPQGGKPGWAALTSPRIGPWLRLLKKMAEAHSLVPEFEITLEGTHHGPITSKPTMFLENGSTEEYWKRQDAAQVMALLMWEGLGLGGGEAVGDWNSETGKRKVLLGIGGGHYAPRHMDVVLKDDVWVGHLLSGYSLPMEEPKPGEKHIGGTWRQSIQAAFEATIASFPGGEIVAHLDHKSFKGWQKKAITEFLAEQNINVGKPNDFT; this comes from the exons ATGATTCTGAAAATAAGAGGCCAAAACATTATACGCTTCAGTTTCAAAACAAACGCAACTCGTATCAAATCGCTTCTAAACGCCACTTGTCGCGTTACAGTAACAAAGAGAGAGATGGTGACACTGATCGTAGCCACCACATCCGACCCAGCATCGATCAATCCCGCGGCCGCGCTTCTCGCCATGCCGGGATGGACCGCCGGACCCATCTTGCCGCCG GACATGAAGAGTTTCGTTAACAAGCAAACGAGAGTGATCCAACACGACGGATCGATAGTGAAAGAAGACGATCTGGATTCACGGTGGGAAGAAGCGACCGGCGAAGCTGTTGACGAAGTCATCTTCCTCAGCCGTCACACCGCCGTCTCGAACCGTCCTGCTCTGACTGTTCACCCCATTG GAGTGCTTCACCTGAAGGAAGGAGAATCGCCGCCGCAAGGAGGGAAGCCAGGGTGGGCGGCGTTGACGAGCCCTAGAATTGGTCCATGGCTTCGACTTTTGAAGAAAATGGCTGAAGCTCATAGCTTAGTTCCTGAGTTTGAG ATAACATTGGAAGGTACTCATCATGGACCAATAACTAGTAAGCCGACCATGTTTTTGGAGAATG GTAGTACAGAGGAATACTGGAAGAGACAAGACGCGGCTCAAGTCATGGCTCTT TTAATGTGGGAAGGACTTGGGCTTGGAGGTGGTGAAGCTGTGGGGGACTGGAACAG TGAAACGGGGAAGAGGAAAGTGCTTCTAGGGATTGGAGGTGGACATTATGCTCCTCGCCACATGGATGTAGTTTT GAAAGATGATGTTTGGGTAGGCCATTTGCTTTCTGGATACTCATTGCCAATGGAGGAACCCAAACCTGGAGAGAAACACATTGGTGGGACTTGGAGACAATCAATCCAAGCAGCATTTGAAGCTACTATAGCATCATTCCCAGGAGGCGAGATCGTGGCTCATCTTGATCACAA GAGCTTCAAAGGATGGCAAAAGAAAGCCATTACAGAGTTCTTGGCAGAACAGAACATCAATGTTGGGAAGCCAAACGATTTCACTTGA
- the LOC106303096 gene encoding glutathione S-transferase T3-like: MVHFGESQQADIPPFSSQETATPLTSKDRKKWTPADDEVIISAWINTSKDSVVGNSQKLGTFWSRVGEYYAASPHAKQSGDRREHLNIKQRWHKINDFTNKFCAAYAAAERQISSGQSDHDVLKMAHEIYFADHKKKFTLEHAWCILRFEQKWLSLNTPKPTGSSKRKECDTPSQSTNTTAADDEVRPEGVKAAKAKRNTAKGKSVADYATIMEMKREDWEMKKDDLDRKERLSKLAILDTLLAKKEPLKEAEEVVKNNLLKLLY, encoded by the coding sequence ATGGTCCACTTTGGAGAGTCACAACAGGCTGATATCCCTCCTTTTAGTTCACAAGAAACCGCGACACCATTGACCTCTAAGGACAGAAAGAAGTGGACACCAGCTGATGACGAGGTTATCATCAGCGCTTGGATAAACACGTCTAAGGATTCGGTGGTAGGAAATTCACAGAAGTTAGGGACCTTCTGGTCCCGAGTAGGTGAATATTATGCTGCATCTCCACATGCAAAACAGAGTGGTGACCGAAGAGAGCATCTGAATATAAAACAGAGGTGGCACAAGATAAACGATTTCACCAACAAGTTCTGTGCTGCATATGCAGCAGCAGAGAGACAGATCAGCTCTGGTCAGAGTGATCACGATGTTCTCAAGATGGCGCACGAGATCTACTTCGCTGATCACAAGAAGAAATTTACTCTTGAGCATGCGTGGTGTATTCTGCGGTTTGAACAGAAGTGGCTAAGTCTGAACACTCCTAAACCGACTGGTTCTTCAAAGCGAAAAGAATGTGACACCCCGAGCCAAAGTACAAACACCACTGCTGCTGATGATGAGGTCCGGCCTGAAGGTGTAAAGGCGGCTAAGGCTAAAAGGAACACTGCAAAAGGAAAGTCAGTGGCTGATTATGCGACCATCATGGAGATGAAGAGGGAAGATTGGGAGATGAAGAAGGATGATTTGGACAGGAAGGAGAGACTGTCTAAGCTAGCTATTCTAGACACTCTTTTAGCCAAAAAAGAACCACTGAAAGAGGCTGAAGAAGTTGTAAAGAATAACTTACTAAAGTTGTTGTACTGA
- the LOC106303097 gene encoding putative nuclease HARBI1 gives MASLSHYHYHQKDDDDDDEYSHLFQEFDDFPANIPEPKERKKRIFIERNREEGDRQLWNDYFSETPTYPPNIFRRRFRMSKPLFLRIVDRLSTEVEYFAPTEDAVGRQSLSPLQKCTAAIRLLAYGGGADTVDEYVRLGETTARNCLHRFSAAIINLFGHEYLRRPTSEDLERLLHKGEERGFPGMIGSIDCMHWEWKNCPTAWQGMYSRGTDKPTIVLEAVASYDLWIWHAFFGAPGTMNDLNILDRSPVFDDIINGVAPEVNFHVNGREYDLAYYLTDGIYPEWTTFIKSIRLPQGPKHSLFAETQEAVRKDVERAFGVLQARFAVIKNPARIWKKSMISNVMRACIILHNMIVEDERRTDDQDETFQDADISFLVKEPTELFSSLDRRARVRGRPVHQQLKHDLIEHIWDKFG, from the coding sequence ATGGCATCTTTATCTCATTACCATTACCATCAAAAAGATGATGATGATGATGATGAATATTCACATCTCTTTCAAGAATTTGATGACTTCCCTGCTAATATTCCGGAACCGAAAGAGCGAAAAAAACGTATATTTATCGAGAGAAACCGGGAAGAAGGCGACCGGCAGCTATGGAATGATTATTTCTCGGAAACTCCTACATACCCTCCCAATATATTCCGACGGCGCTTTCGAATGAGTAAACCCTTATTCTTGCGTATTGTCGACCGTCTCTCTACGGAAGTTGAGTATTTTGCTCCAACAGAAGATGCAGTCGGAAGGCAAAGTCTATCACCACTCCAAAAATGCACGGCTGCAATTCGTCTATTGGCTTATGGTGGTGGGGCCGATACAGTCGACGAATATGTCCGACTTGGTGAAACAACAGCTCGGAATTGCTTGCATCGATTTTCCGCCGCAATTATCAACTTGTTTGGCCATGAATATCTAAGACGTCCAACATCGGAGGATCTTGAAAGACTACTACATAAGGGAGAAGAACGTGGATTTCCCGGGATGATTGGAAGCATCGACTGTATGCACTGGGAGTGGAAGAATTGCCCTACCGCTTGGCAAGGTATGTACTCACGAGGAACCGATAAACCAACGATTGTCCTCGAGGCCGTAGCTTCTTATGACCTCTGGATATGGCATGCATTTTTCGGAGCTCCAGGTACGATGAACGATCTTAATATTCTAGATCGATCACCTGTTTTTGATGACATTATTAACGGAGTTGCTCCGGAAGTCAACTTCCATGTGAACGGAAGGGAGTACGATTTGGCCTACTATCTCACTGATGGTATTTATCCGGAATGGACGACTTTTATAAAATCTATCCGACTACCACAGGGTCCAAAGCATTCACTATTTGCTGAAACCCAAGAAGCTGTCCGAAAAGACGTTGAGCGTGCCTTTGGAGTCCTCCAAGCTAGATTCGCCGTTATTAAAAATCCAGCAAGAATATGGAAAAAATCCATGATATCTAATGTTATGAGAGCATGTATCATACTCCATAATATGATTGTAGAAGATGAACGACGTACAGACGATCAAGATGAGACGTTTCAAGATGCAGATATTTCTTTTCTCGTTAAGGAACCTACTGAGCTTTTCAGTTCACTTGATCGTCGAGCAAGAGTTCGGGGTAGACCAGTCCATCAACAATTGAAACATGATTTGATCGAACATATATGGGATAAGTTTGGGTAA